A single Vigna radiata var. radiata cultivar VC1973A chromosome 8, Vradiata_ver6, whole genome shotgun sequence DNA region contains:
- the LOC111242238 gene encoding uncharacterized protein LOC111242238, which translates to MENQNTKDKALKFTWNLTNVSLKIRSKRITVDGHTWTIDIIPITIENLFMTIVLGPVRDPPSGCEKFANLKFILINQHNHRDNIIKEIRRNFNSRNEHWSNIYASGDGFIVDGCCIFEIHISIHETEHKKQVDESVRNIHNKLVQSTVNLSTKKMISNSPAETVDFRGLGKVDKDFIPLLEEVCSQYPSLIDSKKRKSQTFXEWAFTALGRVLHFLNTKKVRDMKDDGCNHLQILWEELLTCEFDLSWLKPRVEFALGMKTCVEKVLAVKRLEENVITLEENVTTLEKNVSNLETKANTLRTTMFEAKVNLEITRRELVKAKEGFEECDLDAELGFCKA; encoded by the exons ATGGAGAATCAGAATACAAAGGATAAAGCGTTGAAGTTTACATGGAATCTTACAAACGTTAGCCTGAAGATACGCTCGAAAAGGATTACTGTCGATGGCCATACATG GACGATTGATATCATTCCAATTACAATAGAGAATTTGTTTATGACAATTGTTCTGGGACCTGTTCGTGATCCGCCTAGTGGATGTGAAAAATTtgcaaatttaaaattcattctgATTAATCAGCACAACCACAGAGacaatataataaaag AAATTAGACGGAACTTCAACTCAAGGAATGAACATTGGTCTAACATTTACGCCTCTGGTGATGGGTTCATCGTGGATGGTTGTTGTATATTTGAAATTCATATATCGATTCATGAGACAGAGCATAAGAAACAAGTTGATGAATCAGTTAGGAACATTCATAATAAGCTTGTCCAAAGTACTGTGAATCTTTCAACGAAGAAAATGATCTCAAATTCACCTGCTGAAACCGTGGATTTTAGGGGCTTAGGAAAAGTTGATAAAGATTTTATTCCTCTACTNGAAGAAGTTTGTTCACAATATCCCTCACTTATTGATAGTAAGAAGAGGAAAAGTCAAACATTTANTGAATGGGCTTTTACAGCTTTGGGCAGggttcttcattttctcaacaCTAAAAAGGTTAGAGACATGAAAGATGATGGTTGCAATCATCTTCAAATTTTATGGGAAGAACTTTTGACTTGTGAATTTGATTTGTCATGGCTGAAACCTCGTGTGGAATTTGCCTTGGGAATGAAAACTTGTGTTGAGAAAGTTCTTGCTGTGAAAAGGTTGGAGGAGAACGTAATTACTTTGGAGGAGAATGTAACAACTTTAGAGAAAAATGTCTCTAATTTAGAGACAAAAGCAAATACTTTGAGGACAACGATGTTTGAAGCAAAAGTAAATCTAGAAATAACAAGAAGAGAGTTGGTGAAAGCAAAAGAAGGCTTTGAAGAATGTGATTTGGATGCTGAACTTGGATTTTGCAAAGCATAA